From the genome of Pseudomonas sp. gcc21, one region includes:
- the trmL gene encoding tRNA (uridine(34)/cytosine(34)/5-carboxymethylaminomethyluridine(34)-2'-O)-methyltransferase TrmL yields MFHIALLEPEIPPNTGNIIRLCANTGCTLHLIEPLGFELDDKRLRRAGLDYHEFAELKTYPDLPSCLAQVQPQRVFALSTKGTRSYTDVRFSEGDMFLFGPESRGLPAEIRESLPADQVLRIPMLPDSRSLNLSNSAAVLVFEAWRQQEFAGAQR; encoded by the coding sequence ATGTTCCATATCGCCTTGCTTGAACCGGAGATTCCACCGAATACCGGCAACATCATCCGATTGTGCGCCAATACCGGCTGCACCCTGCATCTGATCGAGCCGTTAGGCTTCGAGCTGGACGATAAGCGGCTACGCCGTGCGGGGCTGGATTATCACGAGTTTGCCGAGCTGAAAACCTACCCGGATCTTCCCAGCTGCCTGGCACAGGTACAGCCGCAAAGAGTATTTGCGCTGAGTACCAAGGGTACGCGCAGTTATACTGACGTGCGTTTCAGCGAGGGGGATATGTTTCTGTTCGGGCCGGAAAGCCGCGGCCTGCCAGCGGAGATTCGTGAAAGCCTGCCAGCCGACCAGGTACTTCGCATACCCATGCTGCCAGACAGCCGCAGCCTGAACCTGTCCAATAGCGCAGCCGTTCTGGTATTCGAGGCCTGGCGCCAGCAGGAGTTCGCTGGCGCGCAGCGGTAA
- a CDS encoding flagellar basal body-associated FliL family protein translates to MKGLKKACLALALAIAAGLPAQAATETPAASPYVDLKPSFIGTIGPGPRLQYLKVDVALRASDAAAVSRIEYHDPLIRNTLVTLFARQTPDALAGLEGKEQLRSEALQAVQQVLEEEEGQPLVTDLLFNNLITQ, encoded by the coding sequence GTGAAAGGATTAAAGAAGGCATGCCTGGCCCTGGCTCTGGCAATCGCTGCGGGGTTGCCGGCCCAGGCGGCGACCGAAACGCCTGCCGCATCACCTTATGTGGACTTGAAACCCTCGTTCATAGGCACTATCGGCCCCGGTCCACGCCTGCAGTATCTGAAAGTCGACGTGGCGCTACGTGCCAGCGACGCTGCCGCGGTGTCCCGTATCGAATATCACGACCCACTGATACGCAACACCCTGGTCACGCTCTTTGCCCGCCAGACCCCCGACGCGCTGGCCGGGCTGGAAGGCAAAGAGCAGCTGCGCAGCGAAGCACTGCAAGCGGTCCAGCAAGTGTTGGAAGAAGAGGAAGGCCAACCGCTGGTCACGGATCTGCTGTTCAATAATCTCATTACTCAATGA
- a CDS encoding chemotaxis protein CheW: MATSDALDSLNGLVVPLATKPLLLPNIAVAELVGYRLSQPATEGPEWFLGWTTWRDQLVPLIDPERLLGQNPSPDSTAQPRTLVLNALGGRSGLKFVGMRIAAIPRSRKVIRGEIETRAEGAEFVLQEISLGGDSETMLIPDLLAIEQALADTGLLRA; the protein is encoded by the coding sequence ATGGCAACGTCAGACGCATTGGATAGCTTGAATGGACTGGTTGTACCGCTGGCTACAAAACCCCTTTTACTGCCTAACATCGCGGTTGCCGAGCTTGTGGGTTACCGCCTGAGTCAGCCGGCTACGGAAGGCCCCGAATGGTTTCTTGGCTGGACAACCTGGCGAGATCAGCTGGTTCCCCTGATTGATCCGGAACGCCTGCTGGGGCAAAACCCGTCGCCGGATAGTACCGCCCAGCCTCGCACGCTGGTGCTCAACGCGCTGGGCGGACGGTCGGGGCTGAAGTTTGTCGGCATGCGGATCGCTGCTATCCCACGTTCACGCAAGGTCATTCGTGGCGAAATCGAAACCAGAGCCGAAGGGGCTGAGTTCGTGCTCCAGGAGATCAGCCTGGGTGGCGATTCAGAGACTATGTTGATCCCCGACCTGCTGGCCATCGAACAGGCATTGGCCGATACCGGGTTGTTACGCGCCTGA
- a CDS encoding chemotaxis protein CheB: protein MKRQHTLAPAIALLASQPAKRKLLAEVLGEFGYRVVFASEPERLNCEQLAAVDPDAWLLELSEESELAEWLLEHSPVPVLLGTGEVPDRHSDDYPRWKRRLYNKLQPLLGDPPEGQAPSVSVAPPNHSGVPVARCVWLLAASLGGPAAVKSFLDALPADLPVAFIYAQHIDAGFEYKLPQILGRHNNWRFFNCEEGSRLHEGEVMVAPITRVIEFGPAGEVRLSDQPWPGAYQPAIEVLLDEIVKAFSPGCGAIIFSGMGEDGVNACGRMHEKGMQVWTQNAESAACATMPLAVQLAGYSSRQGSPEELAAAMQQWVDEEWLVAL, encoded by the coding sequence ATGAAACGGCAACACACCCTGGCACCAGCCATCGCCTTGCTCGCCAGCCAGCCAGCCAAGCGAAAGCTGCTGGCCGAGGTGCTGGGCGAGTTTGGCTATCGCGTGGTATTTGCCAGCGAACCTGAGCGGCTGAATTGTGAGCAACTGGCGGCGGTTGATCCTGATGCATGGTTGCTGGAATTATCCGAGGAATCGGAACTTGCCGAGTGGCTGCTTGAACACAGTCCGGTGCCGGTTCTTCTGGGGACCGGGGAAGTACCTGACCGGCACAGCGACGATTACCCGCGCTGGAAACGCAGGTTATATAACAAGCTTCAGCCTCTGCTGGGCGACCCGCCAGAGGGGCAGGCACCCAGTGTATCGGTAGCGCCGCCTAACCACTCAGGCGTGCCTGTTGCCCGGTGCGTCTGGTTACTTGCGGCTTCGCTTGGCGGACCCGCGGCAGTGAAGAGTTTCCTGGATGCATTGCCAGCCGATCTGCCAGTAGCCTTCATCTACGCACAACACATCGATGCAGGCTTCGAATACAAGCTTCCGCAAATACTGGGACGTCACAACAACTGGCGGTTCTTCAATTGCGAGGAAGGCTCACGTTTGCATGAAGGCGAGGTAATGGTCGCGCCGATTACTCGCGTAATAGAGTTTGGCCCCGCCGGAGAGGTGCGATTATCTGACCAGCCCTGGCCAGGGGCTTACCAGCCTGCTATCGAGGTGCTACTGGACGAGATCGTCAAGGCTTTCAGTCCGGGCTGTGGCGCGATTATCTTCAGTGGAATGGGCGAAGACGGAGTGAATGCGTGCGGGCGCATGCATGAAAAAGGCATGCAGGTGTGGACGCAAAATGCGGAAAGCGCCGCTTGCGCGACCATGCCCCTGGCGGTTCAGCTGGCCGGATACAGCAGTCGGCAGGGATCACCGGAGGAGCTCGCAGCGGCGATGCAGCAATGGGTCGACGAAGAGTGGCTTGTTGCGCTCTAG
- the ompR gene encoding two-component system response regulator OmpR — MNSEGEKILIVDDDVRLRRLLERFLTEQEYRVRAVENTEQMDRLLARELYSLIVLDLMLPGEDGMTACKRLRDQGNRTPIIMLTAKGDETSRIEGLEMGADDYLPKPFNPRELVARIKAVLRRQSPQVPGAPSSDDNEVTFGDFVLSLSTRELKRGDEVHMLTTGEFAVLKALVQHPREPLTRDKLMQLARGREWDALERSIDVQISRLRRMLEPDPSKPRYIQTVWGVGYVFVPDGK; from the coding sequence ATGAACAGCGAAGGCGAAAAGATCCTTATTGTCGATGACGACGTACGATTGCGACGGCTATTGGAGCGCTTCCTCACGGAGCAGGAATATCGCGTGCGCGCAGTTGAAAACACCGAGCAGATGGACCGTTTGCTGGCTCGTGAGCTCTACTCGCTGATCGTGCTCGATCTGATGCTGCCCGGTGAAGACGGAATGACGGCGTGCAAACGGCTGCGCGATCAGGGTAACCGCACGCCGATCATCATGCTGACCGCCAAGGGCGATGAGACCAGCCGCATCGAAGGCCTGGAAATGGGCGCTGACGACTATCTGCCCAAGCCGTTCAATCCGCGGGAGCTGGTCGCGCGTATCAAGGCCGTGCTGCGTAGACAGTCGCCGCAGGTGCCGGGTGCGCCGAGCTCGGATGATAACGAAGTAACCTTTGGCGATTTCGTGCTCAGCCTGTCGACCCGCGAGCTCAAACGCGGCGACGAGGTCCACATGCTGACCACCGGGGAATTCGCCGTGCTCAAAGCGCTGGTCCAGCATCCACGCGAACCGTTGACGCGGGACAAGTTGATGCAGTTGGCACGCGGCCGCGAATGGGATGCACTGGAGCGTTCAATCGACGTTCAGATTTCCCGTCTGCGCCGCATGCTTGAACCCGACCCGTCGAAGCCACGCTATATCCAGACAGTCTGGGGCGTGGGCTACGTATTCGTACCGGACGGCAAGTGA
- a CDS encoding ATP-binding protein translates to MKGGPGWHPLLPRSFFARTLLLVLVVTLFSKLLTIVYLMSNEDLLVDRQYSHGTAMLVHAYWTSNPEARADLERMTGMELVPEESVPQGEIHWPYSGIFTNQVRDELGDRTQVRVRTREEPAIWIHQANYGNNWLKVPLYAHPLRGQRIWWVVTWLLSIGMLSTATAWIFVRQLNRPLKVLELAARRVGRGQRIRLLDTGGPAEIAEVYRAFNQMAHDVEQANRDRTLLLAGVSHDLRTPLTRMRLSTEMLSSNDPELTEGMIRDIEDMDAILDQFMAFIREGNAEASEPADINELIREVAAPLNTGEEKVRLCLEPVPSTPLRRLSIKRAITNLIENALKHGGSGVEVCTYETRTGAQRYLVVAVLDRGPGIEPAESESLFTPFTRGDRARSTKGTGLGLAIVKRIADTHGATVQLLNRGGGGTEARLSIPIPD, encoded by the coding sequence GTGAAGGGAGGCCCCGGCTGGCATCCTTTACTGCCGCGTAGTTTTTTCGCCCGAACCCTCCTCCTGGTGTTGGTGGTCACGCTGTTCTCCAAGCTGCTCACCATTGTCTATCTGATGAGCAACGAGGATCTGCTGGTCGACCGCCAATATAGCCATGGCACCGCGATGCTGGTACATGCTTATTGGACCAGCAATCCCGAGGCCCGTGCTGACCTCGAACGCATGACCGGCATGGAGTTGGTTCCCGAGGAAAGTGTTCCGCAAGGGGAAATTCACTGGCCTTATTCCGGCATTTTCACCAATCAGGTACGCGACGAGCTCGGTGACCGCACTCAGGTACGGGTGCGGACCCGCGAAGAGCCAGCCATCTGGATCCATCAAGCCAATTATGGGAATAACTGGTTGAAGGTTCCGCTTTATGCGCATCCACTACGCGGCCAGCGCATCTGGTGGGTGGTCACCTGGTTGTTATCAATCGGTATGTTGTCCACCGCAACCGCCTGGATCTTTGTGCGCCAGCTGAACAGACCGCTCAAGGTGTTGGAACTGGCCGCCCGGCGGGTCGGGCGCGGACAGCGAATCCGCTTGCTGGATACTGGAGGGCCGGCTGAAATTGCCGAGGTATACCGGGCCTTCAACCAGATGGCCCATGACGTCGAGCAGGCCAACCGGGATCGCACTCTACTGCTCGCGGGTGTGTCGCATGATCTGCGCACCCCGCTGACACGCATGCGGCTATCTACCGAAATGCTCTCATCCAACGATCCAGAGCTCACCGAAGGAATGATCCGGGATATTGAGGATATGGACGCGATCCTCGACCAGTTCATGGCCTTCATTCGCGAGGGCAATGCCGAAGCGTCCGAGCCAGCGGATATCAACGAGCTGATCAGGGAAGTAGCCGCGCCGCTCAATACCGGAGAAGAAAAGGTGCGACTGTGTCTTGAACCTGTTCCGTCGACACCGCTACGCCGTCTATCGATCAAGCGCGCAATAACCAACCTGATCGAAAACGCACTCAAGCACGGCGGTTCAGGGGTGGAAGTCTGTACCTACGAAACCCGTACCGGGGCCCAGCGTTACCTGGTGGTTGCAGTGCTGGATAGAGGGCCTGGCATTGAGCCTGCCGAGTCGGAGTCCCTGTTCACGCCTTTCACCCGGGGTGATCGGGCGCGCTCAACCAAGGGAACCGGATTGGGTCTGGCGATCGTCAAGCGCATAGCCGATACCCACGGCGCAACGGTGCAGTTGCTCAACCGCGGCGGCGGTGGCACCGAAGCCCGTTTGAGTATTCCGATACCAGATTGA
- the gshA gene encoding glutamate--cysteine ligase, with translation MSPTLSQYLELLGQSACREHLRGCKHGIEKESLRITEQGALAQTPHPAALGSALTHPTITTDYSEALVELITPVCTRIDGLFDNLDRIHRFTYSQLGDERLWIQSMPCLLPERDQDIPIGWYGTSNIGMLKHVYRRGLAIRYGKAMQCIAGIHYNFSLPDQVWQLLQQHDGDQGSAQDYQSARYMAMIRNFRRYSWLLMYLFGASPAVCASFLQGRDHKLQKLGEKSLYLPYATSLRMSDLGYNNNAQSGLNICHNGLDQYIQSMQQAISMPYAPYAEMGTHDAQGNWQQLNTNLLQIENEFYSPIRPKRITRSGEKPVHALASRGVEYIEVRCMDIDPFAPLGIEPATARFLDSFLLFCALQESPEFEPAGCEEAALNFDLAVKRGREPGLNLRHNGTAYALKDWGLGLLDDIAACSQLLDQAHGTSDFSDSLNQQRDKLHNPVLTPSARVLAEIQRHGNSFFRFALAQSEAHREYFMARPLDTESMDAFRRQAEVSLTEQTAIEAADDVDFDTFVSSYLSQ, from the coding sequence TTGTCACCAACGCTTAGCCAATATCTCGAACTTCTTGGTCAGTCGGCTTGCCGGGAGCACCTACGCGGCTGCAAACACGGTATCGAGAAGGAAAGTCTGCGGATCACTGAACAGGGTGCATTGGCTCAGACTCCGCATCCCGCTGCGCTGGGCTCGGCCCTCACGCATCCGACCATTACCACGGACTACTCCGAAGCGCTGGTAGAGTTGATTACGCCGGTCTGCACCCGTATCGACGGGTTGTTCGATAACCTCGACCGTATTCATCGCTTTACCTACAGCCAACTGGGTGATGAGCGGCTGTGGATTCAATCGATGCCCTGTCTGTTGCCGGAGCGTGACCAGGATATTCCGATTGGCTGGTATGGCACCTCCAATATCGGCATGCTCAAGCATGTCTATCGCCGCGGCCTGGCCATTCGTTACGGTAAAGCCATGCAGTGCATCGCAGGTATTCACTACAACTTTTCGCTACCCGACCAGGTTTGGCAGCTGTTACAACAGCACGATGGCGACCAGGGCTCCGCGCAGGATTATCAGTCGGCCCGTTACATGGCGATGATTCGCAATTTCCGCCGCTACTCCTGGCTGCTGATGTATCTCTTTGGCGCGTCACCCGCGGTCTGCGCGAGCTTTCTACAGGGGCGCGACCACAAGCTGCAGAAGCTGGGCGAAAAAAGCCTGTACCTGCCGTACGCGACCAGTCTGCGGATGAGCGATCTGGGTTATAACAACAACGCCCAGTCCGGCCTGAATATCTGTCACAACGGGCTGGATCAGTATATCCAGAGCATGCAACAAGCTATCAGCATGCCCTACGCGCCGTACGCTGAGATGGGCACCCACGACGCACAGGGCAACTGGCAGCAGCTCAATACCAATCTGCTGCAGATCGAAAACGAGTTCTACAGTCCGATCCGGCCCAAGCGCATCACGCGCAGCGGTGAAAAGCCGGTGCATGCGCTGGCATCGCGCGGCGTGGAATATATTGAAGTGCGTTGCATGGATATCGACCCCTTCGCGCCGCTTGGGATCGAGCCCGCTACTGCGCGGTTCCTGGACAGCTTCCTGTTGTTCTGCGCGCTACAGGAGAGCCCCGAATTCGAGCCGGCAGGCTGCGAGGAGGCGGCCCTGAATTTCGACCTGGCAGTAAAGCGTGGTCGGGAGCCAGGTCTGAATCTACGACACAACGGAACCGCCTATGCGCTCAAGGACTGGGGGTTGGGCTTGCTGGACGACATTGCCGCCTGCTCGCAACTGCTCGATCAGGCGCATGGGACGTCCGACTTCAGTGACAGCCTGAATCAGCAGCGTGACAAACTGCACAATCCGGTTCTGACGCCTTCTGCACGGGTGCTTGCGGAGATTCAGCGACACGGCAACAGTTTCTTCCGCTTCGCCTTGGCGCAGTCAGAGGCGCACCGCGAGTATTTCATGGCGCGGCCACTGGATACCGAGAGCATGGATGCATTTCGCCGTCAGGCGGAGGTATCGCTGACCGAGCAGACCGCGATCGAAGCGGCGGACGACGTGGATTTTGACACCTTTGTTAGTAGCTACCTGAGCCAGTAA
- a CDS encoding NADPH:quinone oxidoreductase family protein codes for MKAVLCKEFGPASSLVFEETTDPVAGDNQVVIDIHAAGVNFPDTLIIQGKYQIKPPFPFSPGGEAAGVVARVGSNVKHVKPGDRVMALTGYGSFAEKVVADAAKVLPMPDDMDFTTASGFSMTYGTSMHALTQRGELKPGETLLVLGASGGVGLAAVEIGKAMGARVIAAASSAEKLEVARNAGADELINYSEVSLKDAVKELTGGKGADVIYDPVGGDLFDEAVRAINWKGRLLVVGFASGRIPDFPVNLALLKGSSIVGVFWGSFAAREPQANLDNFRQLFAWHSEGKLKPLVSERFALGEYEQALELLSSRKAVGKVVMQIR; via the coding sequence ATGAAAGCCGTATTATGCAAAGAGTTCGGACCGGCCAGCAGCCTGGTCTTTGAAGAGACCACCGATCCAGTCGCTGGTGATAACCAGGTGGTTATCGATATCCACGCTGCCGGGGTCAACTTTCCCGATACGCTGATCATTCAAGGCAAGTATCAGATCAAGCCGCCTTTTCCGTTCTCCCCGGGCGGTGAAGCCGCAGGTGTCGTGGCCCGCGTCGGCAGCAACGTCAAGCATGTGAAGCCCGGTGACCGGGTGATGGCCCTGACCGGCTACGGCAGTTTTGCCGAAAAGGTTGTTGCAGACGCGGCGAAGGTATTGCCGATGCCCGACGACATGGATTTCACCACAGCTTCAGGTTTCAGCATGACCTACGGCACTTCCATGCATGCGCTGACGCAACGGGGCGAGCTCAAGCCGGGCGAGACGTTATTGGTGCTGGGTGCGTCCGGTGGCGTTGGCCTCGCGGCAGTCGAAATCGGTAAAGCCATGGGTGCACGGGTCATCGCTGCGGCATCGTCCGCTGAAAAACTCGAGGTTGCTCGCAATGCTGGCGCTGATGAGCTGATCAACTACAGCGAAGTCAGCCTCAAGGACGCGGTCAAGGAACTCACCGGCGGCAAGGGCGCGGACGTGATTTATGATCCGGTCGGTGGCGATCTGTTCGACGAGGCGGTTCGCGCAATCAACTGGAAGGGACGGTTGCTGGTGGTCGGTTTTGCCAGCGGGCGTATCCCCGATTTTCCGGTGAACCTGGCACTGCTCAAAGGATCATCGATTGTCGGTGTGTTCTGGGGATCCTTCGCCGCACGCGAGCCACAGGCTAATCTGGACAACTTCCGCCAACTGTTTGCCTGGCATTCCGAGGGAAAACTGAAGCCGCTGGTGTCTGAGCGCTTCGCATTGGGCGAATATGAGCAAGCCCTGGAATTGCTCAGCTCGCGCAAAGCAGTGGGCAAAGTGGTCATGCAGATTCGCTAG
- a CDS encoding Tex family protein, which yields MESIASRIASELAVRPEQVAATVSLLDEGSSVPFIARYRKEVTGSLDDTQLRFLEERLRYLRELDDRRQSILSSISEQGKLTAELEQSIREADTKTRLEDLYLPYKVKRRTKGQIAIEAGLQPLADQLFDDPGQDPGQLATGFIDADKGVADAKAALDGAKYILMERFSEDAALLERLRQAMRQDGRLTSRLIAGKEQEGAKFRDYFEYDEAFRNVPSHRALAILRGRNEGILSIALQLGDPDAPATATHPCEGMIAEAFGIQDQGRPADKWLAEVVRWTWRVKLLGHVETELLGDLREAAEDEAIRVFANNLKDLLLAAPAGPKVTLAMDPGLRTGVKLAVVDATGKLVDTATIFPHAPRNQWDQSLAVLTTLCKKHGVNLIAIGNGTASRESDKLAGDLLKLCPDLKMQKITVSEAGASVYSASELAAKEFPDLDVTYRGAVSIARRLQDPLAELVKIEPKSIGVGQYQHDVSQLKLARSLNAVVEDCVNAVGVDLNTASMPLLTRVSGLNPTIAQNIVDYRDAHGAFGSRRELLKVARLGAKTFEQAAGFLRVMGGNNPLDASAVHPEAYPLVERIAEQTGRDIRGLIGDSAFLRKLEPAKFTDEHFGIPTISDILKELDKPGRDPRPEFKAAAFQEGVEKIGDLTPGMVLEGVVSNVANFGAFVDIGVHQDGLVHISMLSHQFVKDPRDVVKAGDIVKVKVLEVDVPRQRISLTMRMDDQLGATASGAAGSASARSGERRSDRSGSRGTARQGSANAGAQPAATGTFANLFANAKNLKKR from the coding sequence ATGGAAAGTATTGCTTCACGTATTGCCAGCGAGCTGGCAGTTCGCCCCGAACAGGTGGCCGCTACTGTAAGCCTTCTTGATGAAGGTTCCAGCGTTCCGTTTATCGCGCGCTACCGGAAGGAAGTTACCGGCAGTCTTGATGATACCCAGTTACGTTTTCTTGAGGAGCGGCTGCGCTATCTACGCGAACTGGATGATCGGCGCCAGAGCATACTCTCCAGTATCAGCGAGCAGGGCAAACTTACGGCGGAGCTGGAGCAGAGCATTCGCGAGGCCGACACCAAGACCCGTCTTGAAGACCTGTATCTACCTTACAAGGTCAAACGCCGCACCAAGGGTCAGATCGCCATTGAAGCGGGTCTTCAGCCCTTGGCCGACCAGTTGTTTGACGATCCCGGCCAGGATCCCGGCCAATTGGCGACGGGGTTCATTGACGCCGACAAGGGCGTGGCTGATGCCAAGGCCGCGCTTGATGGCGCGAAGTACATTCTCATGGAACGTTTCAGCGAAGACGCGGCATTGCTTGAGCGTCTGCGTCAGGCGATGCGCCAGGACGGGCGGCTGACGTCACGCCTGATTGCCGGAAAAGAGCAGGAAGGCGCCAAATTCCGCGATTACTTCGAGTATGACGAAGCGTTCCGCAACGTGCCTTCACATCGGGCATTGGCGATTCTGCGCGGGCGCAACGAAGGCATATTGAGTATCGCGCTGCAGCTGGGCGACCCGGATGCCCCGGCAACTGCTACGCATCCCTGTGAAGGCATGATCGCAGAAGCCTTTGGTATCCAGGATCAGGGCCGTCCGGCTGATAAATGGCTGGCTGAGGTGGTGCGCTGGACCTGGCGGGTCAAGCTGCTTGGTCATGTCGAAACCGAGCTGTTGGGTGATCTGCGCGAAGCAGCCGAAGACGAGGCGATCCGCGTCTTCGCCAACAACCTCAAAGACCTGTTGCTCGCTGCACCGGCTGGCCCGAAGGTCACGCTGGCAATGGATCCGGGCCTGCGCACCGGAGTCAAGCTGGCCGTCGTCGATGCCACCGGCAAGCTGGTCGACACCGCGACTATCTTTCCGCATGCCCCGCGGAACCAGTGGGATCAGTCTCTGGCAGTGCTGACGACGCTGTGCAAGAAGCATGGCGTTAATTTGATAGCCATCGGTAACGGCACGGCTTCTCGTGAAAGTGACAAGTTGGCCGGTGATCTCCTCAAGCTGTGTCCAGACCTGAAGATGCAGAAGATCACGGTTTCCGAAGCGGGCGCTTCGGTGTATTCGGCTTCGGAGCTGGCTGCCAAGGAATTCCCTGATCTGGACGTTACCTATCGTGGTGCGGTTTCCATCGCGCGGCGTCTGCAGGACCCGCTCGCGGAGCTGGTGAAAATCGAGCCCAAATCCATTGGCGTGGGACAGTATCAGCATGACGTCTCTCAGCTGAAGCTGGCGCGCAGCCTCAACGCGGTGGTCGAAGATTGCGTGAACGCGGTTGGGGTAGACCTGAACACGGCTTCGATGCCCTTGCTTACCCGTGTATCCGGCCTGAACCCGACCATCGCGCAGAATATCGTCGACTATCGCGACGCCCACGGCGCATTTGGCAGTCGTCGTGAGTTGCTCAAGGTGGCGCGCCTTGGCGCCAAGACCTTTGAACAGGCGGCCGGCTTTCTGCGAGTGATGGGAGGAAATAATCCGTTGGATGCCTCCGCTGTGCACCCCGAGGCGTACCCGCTGGTCGAGCGTATCGCCGAGCAGACCGGCCGCGATATTCGCGGGCTGATTGGCGACTCTGCTTTCCTGCGCAAACTTGAACCGGCCAAATTCACCGACGAACACTTCGGTATTCCGACAATCAGCGACATCCTCAAGGAGCTCGACAAGCCGGGCCGTGACCCGCGCCCCGAATTCAAGGCTGCCGCATTCCAGGAAGGCGTGGAAAAAATCGGCGATCTGACACCCGGTATGGTGCTTGAGGGGGTAGTCAGCAACGTGGCGAATTTCGGCGCATTCGTGGATATCGGCGTCCATCAGGACGGGCTCGTACACATTTCCATGCTTTCCCACCAGTTTGTCAAAGACCCGCGTGATGTGGTCAAGGCCGGGGATATTGTCAAGGTAAAAGTGCTCGAAGTTGATGTGCCTCGCCAGCGTATCAGCCTCACCATGCGCATGGATGATCAGTTGGGCGCGACTGCGTCTGGTGCTGCTGGTTCTGCTTCGGCCCGCAGTGGCGAACGCCGCTCTGATCGCTCTGGATCGCGGGGCACGGCCAGGCAGGGTTCAGCTAACGCTGGCGCCCAACCCGCCGCCACTGGTACGTTTGCCAACCTGTTCGCTAACGCCAAAAACCTGAAGAAGCGCTGA
- a CDS encoding PaaI family thioesterase — protein sequence MRAFTQALGIQFHSIERGSCILRLPVLEHHFNSTERVHGGVIFSLLDSAMGAAAFSVLEANESTATIEAKINYTRAVTGGELECTGKVVHAGTRTIIVDGEIWQDGTLVAKCLGTFARI from the coding sequence ATGAGAGCCTTTACGCAGGCGCTGGGAATCCAGTTCCATTCAATCGAACGCGGAAGCTGTATTTTGCGACTGCCGGTGCTGGAGCACCACTTCAATTCCACCGAGCGCGTGCATGGCGGGGTGATATTCAGCCTGTTGGATTCGGCCATGGGCGCCGCCGCGTTCAGTGTGCTGGAAGCTAACGAGAGCACGGCCACCATCGAAGCCAAGATCAACTACACCCGTGCGGTGACCGGCGGCGAGCTGGAGTGCACCGGCAAGGTTGTGCATGCGGGAACGCGCACCATCATCGTTGACGGCGAAATCTGGCAGGACGGTACACTGGTTGCCAAGTGTCTTGGCACCTTTGCACGTATCTGA